The proteins below are encoded in one region of Neoasaia chiangmaiensis:
- a CDS encoding N-acetylglucosamine kinase — protein MISSWHRAVLAVDGGGTKTLLVVARMDGTIAEVRRAAGTNPFDGPSWRPVLTELLTNLLDGIEAAGLGLPGYGEDAEHTAAQDALVHTMLAAPTSVMNDVEMACRGAFAGQPGILLLSGTGSMAWRVGADGAQARVGGWGALFGDEGSACWIGREMLTVLSQAIDGRAPIPPQDVRALLSLIDARDTADPMSALLCWYARLTSPRAEVAALAKGVDGLAAQGCTTAKRILDAAADQLAMHLRVLRCDGATSWSYGGSVLSSQHILARLSDEFGAPAMPLLPPVGGGLLRAATLAGWAVDAQWIARLSAALHAENIS, from the coding sequence ATGATCTCTTCCTGGCACAGAGCGGTTCTGGCGGTGGACGGTGGTGGTACCAAGACGTTGCTGGTTGTCGCGCGGATGGATGGCACCATCGCGGAAGTCAGACGCGCGGCGGGGACCAATCCATTCGATGGCCCGTCGTGGCGGCCGGTTCTGACGGAGTTGCTGACGAATCTGCTGGACGGAATTGAGGCTGCGGGGCTGGGTCTGCCGGGATACGGGGAGGACGCCGAGCATACGGCCGCGCAGGATGCCCTGGTTCACACCATGCTCGCGGCGCCGACGAGCGTGATGAACGATGTCGAGATGGCGTGTCGGGGCGCCTTTGCGGGTCAGCCGGGGATACTGCTGCTTTCCGGAACTGGTTCGATGGCCTGGCGGGTCGGTGCGGATGGCGCGCAGGCGCGCGTTGGTGGCTGGGGCGCCTTGTTCGGTGATGAAGGAAGTGCCTGCTGGATCGGGCGTGAAATGCTGACGGTCCTGTCGCAGGCGATCGACGGGCGCGCGCCGATTCCGCCGCAGGACGTCCGGGCATTGCTGTCGCTGATCGATGCCCGCGATACTGCGGATCCGATGAGCGCGCTGCTGTGCTGGTATGCACGGCTGACATCGCCACGTGCGGAAGTGGCGGCGCTGGCGAAGGGTGTCGATGGGTTGGCGGCGCAAGGCTGCACGACGGCGAAACGCATTCTGGATGCCGCGGCGGATCAGCTGGCCATGCATCTTCGTGTCCTGCGGTGCGATGGCGCCACGTCATGGAGCTATGGCGGCAGTGTTTTATCGAGCCAGCATATCCTGGCACGGTTGAGTGACGAATTCGGCGCGCCGGCGATGCCGCTGCTGCCACCGGTTGGCGGCGGCCTCTTGCGGGCGGCGACGCTTGCAGGCTGGGCGGTCGATGCGCAATGGATCGCGCGGTTGAGCGCGGCCCTGCACGCCGAGAACATTTCTTGA